A section of the Primulina eburnea isolate SZY01 chromosome 1, ASM2296580v1, whole genome shotgun sequence genome encodes:
- the LOC140827291 gene encoding heavy metal-associated isoprenylated plant protein 26-like, whose translation MGALDHLSDMFDCTGGHSRHHKKRKQLQTVEIKIKMDCEGCERKVRRSVEGMKGVTSIEVSPKQSKLTVIGYVDPQKVLARVAHRTGKKVEIWPYVPYDVVAHPYAPGVYDKKAPAGYVRNVDDPQMSNLARASSTEVRYTTAFSDENPAACVVM comes from the exons atgggTGCCTTAGATCATCTTTCAGACATGTTCGATTGCACCGGCGGCCATTCCAGGCACCACAAGAAACGCAAACAGCTTCAG ACCGTCGAAATAAAGATAAAAATGGATTGCGAAGGATGCGAGAGGAAGGTTCGAAGATCTGTGGAGGGGATGAAAGGAGTGACATCCATAGAGGTTTCGCCGAAGCAGAGCAAGCTCACCGTCATCGGCTACGTCGATCCCCAAAAAGTCCTCGCCCGTGTAGCTCATCGCACGGGCAAGAAAGTGGAGATCTGGCCATACGTCCCGTACGATGTGGTCGCGCACCCTTATGCACCCGGTGTCTACGACAAGAAGGCCCCCGCCGGGTATGTTCGCAACGTTGACGACCCTCAAATGTCGAATCTCGCACGTGCGAGCTCGACCGAGGTGCGGTACACCACGGCTTTTAGCGACGAAAACCCGGCTGCATGTGTTGTCATGTGA